The Pochonia chlamydosporia 170 chromosome 1, whole genome shotgun sequence genome window below encodes:
- a CDS encoding pdz/dhr/glgf (similar to Metarhizium robertsii ARSEF 23 XP_007820160.2), with product MDTLHAPTVPSGPTSNGLINGNAAHLSFGELQRKKQDLEEELKALGGVLDSHGVNMDTPLLTRDGFPRSDIDVAQIRTTRARIIRLKNDYKDLMKHIEKHLHEHFASLDEGAENVVPAAGSAVPPVLPDSQADALDEPFARVNTVAAGSPADRAGLKEGDEIRNFGYVNKSNHDNLKRVGECVQGNEGQNVFIKVSRASGVAQRQELRLTLTPTRNWGGRGMLGCHILPL from the exons ATGGACACCCTGCACGCACCCACCGTTCCCTCTGGGCCGACCAGTAACGGGCTCATCAATGGCAACGCGGCCCATCTAAGCTTTGGTGAGCTCCAACGCAAAAAGCAAGacttggaagaagaactCAAGGCTCTTGGTGGTGTTCTCGATTCA CACGGCGTAAACATGGACACACCACTGCTCACACGAGATGGCTTTCCTCGTTCTGATATCGACGTTGCACAGA TTCGCACTACCAGAGCGCGGATTATCCGGCTCAAAAACGACTACAAGGATCTCATGAAGCATATTGAAAAGCACCTGCACGAGCATTTCGCAAGTCTAGATGAAGGCGCAGAAAACGTTGTGCCGGCCGCCGGCAGTGCTGTTCCTCCTGTTCTTCCGGACTCGCAAGCCGATGCCCTGGATGAGCCATTTGCAAGGGTCAACACCGTTGCCGCTGGCAGTCCTGCAGATCGTGCCGGCTTGAAGGAGGGTGACGAGATTCGCAACTTTGGCTACGTAAACAAGTCCAACCACGATAATCTTAAGCGAGTAGGGGAGTGTGTTCAGGGAAACGAAGGG CAAAATGTTTTCATCAAGGTGTCTAGGGCCTCTGGAGTGGCTCAACGGCAGGAATTGCGCCTGACTCTGACGCCTACCCGAAACTGGGGCGGCCGTGGCATGCTCGGGTGTCACATTCTCCCGTTATAA
- a CDS encoding GTP-binding nuclear protein RAN/TC4 (similar to Metarhizium acridum CQMa 102 XP_007811598.1) produces MAEQQTPTFKLVLVGDGGTGKTTFVKRHLTGEFEKKYIATLGVDVHPLGFTTNFGPIQFDVWDTAGQEKFGGLRDGYYINGQCGIIMFDVTSRITYKNVPNWHRDLVRVCENIPIVLCGNKVDVKERKVKAKTITFHRKKNLQYYDISAKSNYNFEKPFLWLARKLVGNPQLEFVAAPALAPPTAQVDEALMEEYRKEMETAAAQPLPGELSDDDL; encoded by the exons ATGGCTGAGCAGCAGACTCCCACTTTCAAGCTCGTGCTTGTCGGTGACGGTGGTACCGGAAAG ACCACCTTTGTCAAGCGTCACTTGACTGGTGAATTCGAGAAGAAGTATATTGCTACCCTCGGTGTCGACGTTCACCCTCTTGGCTTCACCACC AACTTTGGTCCCATCCAGTTCGATGTCTGGGATACCGCCGGTCAGGAGAAGTTCGGTGGTCTCCGTGATGGATACTACATTAACGGACAGTGCGGTATCATCATGTTCGATGTCACCTCTCGTATCACCTACAAGAACGTTCCCAACTGGCACC GTGACCTCGTCCGTGTCTGCGAGAACATCCCCATCGTCCTCTGCGGTAACAAGGTCGACGTGAAGGAGCGcaaggtcaaggccaagaccatCACCTTCCACCGCAAGAAGAACCTCCAGTACTACGATATCTCTGCCAAGTCCAACTACAACTTCGAGAAGCCCTTCCTCTGGTTGGCCCGCAAGCTCGTTGGCAACCCCCAGCTG GAGTTTGTTGCCGCTCCCGCTCTGGCTCCCCCCACTGCCCAGGTCGACGAGGCTCTCATGGAGGAATACCgcaaggagatggagactGCCGCCGCTCAGCCCCTGCCCGGTGAGCTTTCTGACGATGACTTGTAA
- a CDS encoding PWI domain mRNA processing protein (similar to Metarhizium acridum CQMa 102 XP_007811600.1), which yields MASKVDARLLKSTKFPAEFNQKVDMQKVNLQVMKKWIANKISDILGNEDDVVIELCFGLIEGTRYPDIKSLQIQLTGFLDKDTAPFCKDLWKLLLSAQSSPQGVPKELLEAKKLELMQEKRDADKAADDARRRRDDFDRRDRQVSDMKERDRRDRQNNRKDRSPKAAAHEINMVVTATGISRMSGRDAGGSKTVDAVDHIHPRQMNRHVRDRVIGVHQPVAMGRERLHAGEPRRQDIAEVGSDQGRQEEMHTAPNTADVVPVLPVNPAPCHRVEARPHQSEGGGNQNHEADHHQGGGANHHHLDQAVGPGLAVVTEALRQEGAIGVGTAMTAKSQTVTGGMQTGTGEEVAAAKNGIRVDDEIAHLLLQPQDVGNQQTIRKMSGARHDQTRARHAGKTSFVCWPVR from the exons ATGGCGTCAAAGGTGGACGCGCGACTTTTAAAGTCGACCAAATTCCCCGCTGAGTTCAATCAAAAGGTCGACATGCAAAAGGTCAACCTGCAAGTCATGAAGAA GTGGATTGCGAACAAAATTTCCGATATCCTGGGAAACGAAGACGATGTTGTCATTGAGCTCTGCTTTGGTCTCATCGAGGGAACACGCTAT CCCGACATCAAGTCTCTCCAGATTCAACTTACCGGTTTTCTGGACAAAGATACGGCACCTTTTTGCAAAGACTTATGGAAGCTACTGCTGAGCGCTCAAAGTAGCCCTCAGGGTGTGCCCAAGGAGCTTCTCGAGGCGAAAAAGCTGGAACTGATGCAGGAGAAG AGAGACGCCGATAAAGCAGCGGATGACGCTCGCAGACGTCGCGATGATTTCGATCGCAGGGACCGCCAAGTTTCAGACATGAAGGAGAGAGACCGACGGGACAGGCAGAACAATCGAA AAGATCGGAGCCCCAAAGCCGCGGCTCACGAGATCAATATGGTCGTGACCGCGACAGGTATATCCCGAATGAGCGGCAGGGACGCGGGAGGGAGCAAGACAGTCGACGCCGTCGACCACATTCACCCTCGCCAGATGAATCGTCACGTTCGAGATCGCGTGATAGGAGTGCATCAGCCAGTAGCAATGGGTCGAGAACGCCTCCACGCCGGAGAACCTCGCCGCCAAGACATCGCGGAGGTCGGAAGCGATCAAGGTCGCCAAGAGGAGATGCATACCGCCCCAAACACGGCCGACGTCGTTCCAGTTCTACCCGTGAATCCCGCTCCGTGTCATCGGGTCGAAGCTCGCCCGCACCAAAGCGAAGGAGGGGGGAATCAGAATCACGAAGCAGATCACCACCAAGGCGGAGGCGcaaatcaccatcatctGGATCAAGCAGTCGGTCCCGGTCTCGCAGTCGTGACAGAAGCTCTCCGGCAAGAAGGCGCCATAGGCGTAGGCACAGCAATGACAGCGAAGAGTCAGACGGTCACCGGAGGGATGCAGACAGGGACCGGGGAAGAAGTGGCCGCGGCAAAGAACGGGATACGGGTCGACGACGAAATAGctcatctgcttcttcaacctcaagACGTGGGAAACCAGCAGACGATTCGGAAAATGAGCGGCGCTCGTCATGATCAGACTCGAGCGAGGCATGCGGGAAAGACATCATTCGTCTGTTGGCCGGTAAGGTAG
- a CDS encoding homeobox transcription factor (similar to Cordyceps militaris CM01 XP_006671388.1) translates to MSTKPSASPEQQTASSSPSRHDSTMSSVLSAGDESYAQGVEVEKHPKGKRKRTAAKDKMVLEEAYRNNPKPDKQARQDIVDRVSLNEKEVQIWFQNRRQNDRRKSRPLSPEELAALRFGGMHHVPSSDPMAARIDSERSFPSSDPASSRSADHRPVSPAFTTQTRPELTRSYSEAAIATPRPGGTGHDDDASPPQSQEVPSSQRSQDSEPMNHSFSSSVGYLANRWNLGSSFSTPSTLGRGADDSPRLESFPSASSDKTHSQNKSQSHVRLSLSLEGKAELISNQASSPTRPTPPTTPSSGPQPRQRTGLSRSQSALPSITLPPISALTNSLPPRLARGRSRDVQAWESCADSERRDELTAQAENESNGSAIAAISLLRSSSAILQPSSTKRNASVSRAPQRQAKKAKLTRTGSTFARLESNDQDAEKRDAGKVKVSMLVSPTDSDKENWSPDEDHHRRRPLPASAVKTQNPRRLGRVLQDHRGPAMLSNRSQTAPSPLGSKSIEIYEDGRRSREDDVEKFMRGDVSPSKKPDMDCVAGLLSLSQGAWR, encoded by the exons ATGTCGACAAAGCCTTCTGCCTCGCCCGAGCAGCAAACAGCCAGCTCATCACCCAGTCGACATGATTCTACAATGTCAAGTGTGTTGAGCGCGGGGGACGAATCGTACGCTCAAGGCGTCGAGGTGGAGAAACATCCCAAAggcaagaggaagaggaccGC TGCCAAGGACAAAATGGTTTTGGAAGAAGCCTACAGAAATAACCCCAAACCAGATAAGCAGGCGCGTCAAGACATTGTAGACCGCGTCTCGCTAAATGAGAAGGAAGTCCAG ATTTGGTTCCAAAACCGCCGGCAAAACGACCGAAGGAAATCGCGTCCCCTCTCCCCGGAGGAACTCGCGGCCCTCCGCTTCGGAGGCATGCATCACGTACCATCTTCGGACCCCATGGCCGCTCGTATCGACTCCGAGAGAAGCTTCCCGTCTTCGGATCCGGCTTCTTCACGGTCTGCCGACCACCGGCCCGTGTCACCGGCATTTACaacacagaccagacccgaGCTCACGAGGTCGTACTCCGAAGCAGCCATTGCCACGCCCCGGCCTGGTGGTAcaggccatgatgatgatgcttcaCCACCGCAGAGCCAAGAGGTCCCGTCTTCACAGAGGAGCCAGGACTCGGAGCCTATGAACCATTCGTTTTCAAGCTCGGTTGGGTATCTTGCTAACCGCTGGAACTTGGGGAGCTCATTTTCCACGCCTTCGACCTTGGGGCGTGGTGCGGACGATTCTCCAAG GTTGGAATCATTCCCGTCCGCCTCGTCAGACAAGACGcacagccaaaacaaatcCCAGTCCCATGTGCGACTGTCTCTCTCACTAGAAGGCAAGGCTGAGCTCATTTCCAACCAAGCATCCTCTCCCACACGACCTACACCACCCACGACGCCGTCGTCAGGACCCCAGCCACGCCAAAGAACTGGTCTATCAAGAAGTCAATCCGCCCTACCGAGCATCACCCTGCCGCCCATCTCGGCTCTAACAAACTCCCTACCTCCCCGTCTCGCCCGCGGACGCTCCCGGGACGTCCAAGCGTGGGAATCGTGCGCCGACTCTGAGAGGAGAGACGAATTGACCGCCCAGGCGGAAAACGAGTCCAACGGctctgccattgccgccatcaGCCTCCTCCGCTCATCCAGCGCCATCTTACAACCCAGCTCGACTAAGCGcaacgcgtctgtatcccGCGCCCCGCAGCGTCAAGCGAAAAAGGCAAAGCTCACCCGGACAGGCTCTACCTTTGCGCGCCTTGAGTCCAATGACCAGGACGCTGAGAAGCGAGACGctggcaaggtcaaggtttCGATGCTGGTGTCCCCCACCGACTCCGACAAGGAAAACTGGTCTCCCGATGAAGATCACCACCGCCGTCGTCCTCTTCCCGCGTCGGCAGTCAAGACACAGAACCCCCGCCGTCTAGGCCGCGTCTTACAAGACCACCGCGGTCCAGCCATGCTGTCTAATCGTTCTCAAACTGCACCATCCCCACTGGGATCCAAGTCCATTGAAATTTACGAGGACGGGCGACGATCTCGAGAGGACGATGTTGAAAAGTTTATGCGCGGGGATGTAAGTCCTAGTAAAAAACCGGACATGGACTGCGTGGCCGGTCTCTTGTCTTTGAGCCAAGGCGCCTGGAGATGA
- a CDS encoding NAD+ kinase Utr1 (similar to Neosartorya fischeri NRRL 181 XP_001265695.1) translates to MTSEGVLSPTALHPAIGGPQDCESQASQDTNKAGILDRRKPSSAVQQLSLNTANASPSVDDRRTPSTAVPALGGESSTSLTSDHSDNTWPWVAAPTQESQFSHRRSAPSCDSIPRQTIIKALATVSRKSKPEALSLDNMLATKIAADAAPGSAASSQRLADALQDLARKQSTPTTALTAMKSPCFYHQRFDDAVDIQKVLEEIKNDEWMSHSRLVQTATGVREVSKQLQRRPIKRAVRNVMIVTKARDHQLVYLTRELTTWLLRTPRYGSDLGVNVYVDAKLRSSKRFDASGILAENPRFEHMLKYWTPDLCWSQPEKFDLVLTLGGDGTVLFTSWLFQRIVPPVLSFSLGSLGFMTTFEFEKYKSHLNRVMGDDGMKINLRMRFTCTVWRHDAEGGHVDEGEQFEVLNELVIDRGPSPYVSNLELYGDDELLTVVQADGCIFSTPTGSTAYSLSAGGSLVHPDIPAILLTPICPHTLSFRPMVLSDTMALRVAVPRNSRATAYCAFDGKGRIELRQGDHVTITASQYPFPTVTRTDTEWFDSVSRTLRWNVRAAAQKPFDPSAASDGMLSFDEDDGSCWDIDTDSAYFPSEEGSVSASPIRRQMSMLGL, encoded by the coding sequence ATGACCTCCGAAGGGGTCTTGTCACCTACGGCACTCCACCCCGCGATTGGTGGCCCTCAAGATTGCGAATCCCAGGCTTCCCAAGATACTAATAAGGCCGGCATCCTTGACCGCCGCAAACCATCCAGCGCTGTGCAACAACTCTCCTTGAACACGGCCAACGCATCGCCCTCTGTGGACGACCGGCGTACTCCATCCACTGCTGTTCCGGCCTTGGGTGGTGAATCCTCAACTTCACTCACCTCTGATCACTCTGATAATACTTGGCCTTGGGTGGCAGCACCAACCCAGGAGTCCCAATTCAGTCACCGACGGAGCGCACCGTCTTGCGACTCCATTCCCCGTCAGACGATTATAAAGGCATTGGCAACCGTTAGCCGGAAAAGCAAACCCGAAGCCCTCTCGCTCGACAACATGCTTGCGACAAAGATTGCCGCCGACGCCGCCCCTGGCTCTGCAGCGTCGTCGCAGAGACTCGCGGATGCCCTCCAGGATTTAGCCCGAAAACAGTCTACGCCTACAACGgccttgacagccatgaAATCACCATGCTTTTACCACCAGAGATTTGACGATGCAGTTGACATTCAAAAGGTGTTGGAAGAAATCAAGAATGACGAGTGGATGTCGCATTCACGACTAGTTCAGACGGCCACCGGCGTTCGAGAAGTCTCCAAGCAGTTGCAACGTCGCCCCATCAAGCGAGCCGTGCGCAATGTCATGATTGTCACCAAGGCCCGAGACCACCAGCTCGTGTACCTGACCCGTGAACTTACCACTTGGCTACTACGAACCCCACGATACGGTTCAGATTTAGGAGTCAATGTCTATGTCGACGCAAAATTGCGCAGCTCAAAGAGGTTTGATGCATCGGGCATCCTGGCAGAGAACCCTCGATTCGAACACATGCTCAAATACTGGACCCCGGACCTGTGCTGGAGTCAACCGGAAAAGTTTGACCTAGTTCTCACTCTCGGAGGTGACGGGACCGTTCTGTTCACGTCATGGCTCTTTCAACGGATTGTTCCGCCAGTATTGTCGTTTAGCCTTGGCTCTTTGGGTTTCATGACGACATTTGAGTTCGAAAAGTACAAGTCACATCTGAATCGAGTCATGGGGGATGATGGTATGAAAATCAACCTGCGGATGCGGTTTACGTGCACTGTGTGGAGGCACGATGCCGAGGGTGGCCACGTTGACGAGGGGGAGCAATTCGAAGTTCTCAATGAGCTCGTTATTGATCGTGGCCCGTCGCCCTATGTTTCCAACTTGGAACTCTATGGCGATGACGAGCTTCTCACAGTCGTCCAAGCAGACGGCTGCATCTTTTCTACTCCGACAGGATCCACGGCGTATTCATTGTCAGCCGGAGGATCTCTCGTCCACCCCGACATACCAGCTATTCTCTTGACACCCATCTGCCCGCACACCCTGTCGTTCCGGCCCATGGTACTATCAGATACCATGGCCCTGAGGGTCGCCGTACCCCGCAACTCTCGGGCTACTGCGTATTGCGCTTTTGACGGCAAAGGTCGAATCGAATTGAGACAAGGCGATCACGTTACCATTACCGCCTCACAGTACCCGTTCCCCACGGTCACCCGCACCGATACAGAGTGGTTCGATAGTGTCAGCAGAACGCTGCGCTGGAACGTCCGGGCGGCGGCACAGAAGCCCTTTGACCCCAGCGCTGCTTCTGATGGCATGCTTTCtttcgacgaggatgatggttCATGTTGGGATATAGACACGGACAGCGCATACTTTCCCAGTGAAGAAGGGAGCGTCAGCGCCAGTCCGATTAGGCGACAGATGAGCATGCTGGGATTATAA